AAAGAACGTAAACCAACGCAACCTGCTCAGCCTACTGACCAAGTTCGCCAGGATGCCCCTCCTGCTTTGCCTGCAAGACCAGAACATACAAAATCAAGGGTATACATGGCTTTGTTAAACATTCGCCACTTTGAGTTAATGGACTGTACATATTTTCTTATTTGcgtcaaaaattattttaacatctTTAAAGCAGGACATACATGCATGCACATTTTAAATGTTAACATCATGGTATATATTTTATAGTTTATAACAGCTGAGCAACTGGCTGGCTCAGGTGTGAAAGCTGCTCCACCAGAAAAGACAGAATCCGAATGTATGTATGGGTATAATTTCTATATTAAAAATAGTCATTCAGTTAATTCTCTACACTTTTTTGCAAGGacttatgttttattttcagctaCAAAGACATCACAACCTGTAAAGCGTAGAAAAATGACAGACGAAGAAATTATGGCCAAACTTAGTATGATTATTTGTATAAAtgatgacaaaaaaattaacagagGTTTGAAAATCTAACCTTTGAGTGGTCAAATCTGTTCTGAGTTATTACACTTTTTAAGTTTACAGAGTAGGCTCAAGGTAAATTTACAATATTGTTACCAGAACAGAAGGTGTGGGGCCGAGAAATCTCTGTTCCTTTAGACATTAGTTTCTTATTGCTGGAAATTTTTATAAGCCAGATGCGAGATAGATTAGGTGTAGGCGAATCCCTTTACAAGTAAGACTCTCAAAGTCGCATTAATTTCCAACCCTGTAACTGGGCAATTGTAAGTCTTAATACATTTTACGAGCAAAATGTTTTGTGCTACAAAAAGTGCTCTGGCGATTTAATCTTCCTATGTgtgaacaacatttttttttaaggaaCCATCGTCACTGTTGGAGATCCCAAAAAGAAGTACACAAAATTCGAAAAAATTGGTCAGGGGTAGGTTCAATTTTGTATTGTCAGaggatatcttttttatttgcttatggccaatttttagacaaaacataaaattactGAAAGGACTGTATTTAAATGTTTTCTGTATTAAATTATGGCTTTCATCTTTTTTAGGGCATCTGGAGTGGTATATACAGCTATTGAAGTTGCTACGGGGAATGAGGTATGAGTGCTTTAATGTTATTGATACTTTTACCAGTTTTGGGTTTGTCAGTTCAGTTGTAATAATAAATAAGGTTAACTCAATAGGGTTCACCTTATTTATGACACGATTGTACTTCGATATTCCTTGTAGTTGCTAGTACATGTTGAAAGCATGGATCAAACAAATATTCTGACACCTTGATTAGTTCTGGGCCATTCATCAAATTGCTAAGTGGTGTTTGAGATAAAGCAGCCCGTTTTTAAGtaggaaaaaatagaaaaacatatTCTAATTATATTCGCAGCCGTTATAAGTAGAAATTTATAAATCAATGCATAAAGGTTTAGAAAAACCAAGATAACTCATAGCATATTCAACCTCAAATTAAAATCCTAGTTCGGCTCGACTAAACTCGCAAACAATATGCTTGTAAAAGAACTTGTGCATATATTGTAGTAGTATTTTGTAttcattactaggttgctatTAAACAAATGAATTTATCACAACAACCGAAGAAAGTAAGATAATTCTTTATATCCACATCATGCTGACTATTTTCTGTACTTTCCTGGTCTATTTTCTCTCTTTGCTGATGCTTTTATTGTTAGAGTTTATTCCTTGTTATTCATAGGAACTTATCATAAATGAAATCCTCGTCATGAGAGAAAACAAACATCCAAATATTGTAAATTATGTGGACAGTTACTTAGTAGGTGAAGAACTGTGGGTGAGTGCTTGTTAATTGTAcggatttttttttcagttaatGATGCTTGACGTTATATTTTGCCAATATGCATTCACAGTGTTTTTGAAGATAAGCTGTTACGAACAGCAAATTCAGTTAACCAAAATtccaataaattaattaaattatgcCATGATAAATgctaataaacttttttaattatccATGGAAATTATTGttgcaaaaaggcaaaaaatttGACCCGCAAAAAGTTCctgacaaaaaagtatgctggcACATTCTTTCTTGAATAACTTTTTGTTAGCTGTGTAAATATAATTTGATTGAAATTTGCATCTTTAGGTGGTGATGGAATTTTTAGCAGGAGGTTCATTAACAGATGTTGTTACTGAAACGTGTATGGACGAGGGACAAATAGCTTCTGTGTCGAGAGAGGTACTATACTAGTTCCTTGATTCAAATGTAAAAACTTAAATTgcgaaaaattgttaaaattgcGTTAAGTAGTGtatacaaatttcaaaatgacGTGATAAGAAACTTAAGTTGCGAAAAATTGTTTACAATTGTTGGCGTGTATACTAATTTCAGAATGACGtgataataaatttaaattccttaaatattttagattttGGTAAACATAACGCATTAGCTAAAGAATTTAGTGTGCCTTTTTTGTGCACAGTACCAACTCTTGTTGAGTCTTTCTATTTGTGAGCAGACTTTGTCTGAAGGTAGTGTTTAGTGTTAAAGAATCAAAGTTTTGATTTGGTTTAATAAGCTTTTAATGCTCCAAGTCACCTTAAAAATTGAtcagttttaaagtttttgatTTTGACCAAATATTAGTATTTATTGTTTcaataattgatttttttaataccCTGATTAAGTTTAGTATACTTTTTTATTCATCATGACAATTTTATTTAATCACGGAGCTTTTCGTTGTATTTTATAATGAACGTGAAGTTATGCTTTGATGTTATGGACGCATGGAGATTTTTGCAAGTGCTGATAAGCATAAAAAATGGGGAAGCGACTGTTTCAATAGTAATCACCTTGGTGTGCTAAGTGCAAATCCCAAtactcaatattttttttttacctattctgttgtttatttttgcatacttttggaTGTTTTAGTGTCTACAAGCGTTAGACTTCTTACATGGAAATGGCGTCATTCATCGTGACATTAAAAGTGATAACATTTTACTTGGTCTTGACGGGAGTGTGAAGCTAAGTATGTGACTAGCTGGTTTACCCCCTTTTATAAGTTTCTATCCTTGCTTTTTCAACCATAATATAGCCGTCAAATTCGCCttatgtttttgttagttttattctttaatttaataagtttttttaatatagcCGATTTTGGTTTCTGTGCCACGATTACTATGGAGCAGCAAAAACGTTCAACCATGGTTGGTACTCCATACTGGATGGCACCTGAAGTTGTAACGCGTAAACAATACGGTCCAAAAGTTGATCTATGGAGTTTAGGTATTATGGCTATTGAAATGATTGAAGGTGAACCACCATATTTAAATGAAAATCCTCTGAGGGTGAGTtacatatttattatattttttttactttcgttGAAATAAGGTGGCGATCTAAAACAAAACCGCATGTACTGTTTGGTCATACTTGATACCTGTGACCAGATTACGGTCAGTCACATGGACCATGGACGTACCAGAGAATTTCTTTATGTTTTTTCCTCCCTTATTCTTCCAAAATGCCTTAATACAATGAATTTTTTACGTaagttttatttcataaatGGCAATTGCGCTACTATTTAATGTGAACAATAAGATTAGGCTAATCATAATTCGTCAGTTGCAACAAAGTCAAAATaagtatatcgcatttgctatttGTACTTTTTCCTTGCGCACAGACAAGCAagggctattattatagagaacaGAAATAGTGAAGATAATAGATTTTTCTCCCCATGTCCCAGCCAAACATTGACAATCGAGAACACGtgttgtagttgttgaaaaaaatggcATATATCTGGTACatgcttttttttataacaatatgCTTGCAAAGAATACCGGGCTGGGATCTCAGGTTAAAAATAATAGGTTTATTAGAACAATGAAagtaagaataatgaccagcctgtttggtatttttttaaaaatacctaAAATCagagttaaaaattttactttatgAATACTCATTTGTTGATTGTACTTCATATAGCACTCATTTGTTAGTTAAACTTCGTGTAGTGTTCATTTGTTGGTTGAGCTTTGTTGTCTCTTTTCCAGACTCTTCATCATAATGGGAAAGTTTAATACAAGTGCCAGTGTTAAAGAAATGTATTAACTTTTTTTAGGCTTTATATCTCATTGCGACAAACGGAACTCCCGAGTTACAACATCCGGAAAGGCTTTCTCCTATTTTCCGTGATTTCTTAAACAAGACGTTAGAAATGGATGTTGATAAAAGGCCGTCTGCTAGGGAACTTTTAATGGTTAGCAATTATTTTTCATATAACTCTCATACGCAGATTTTTGTTACCGTTTACTTTGAAATCGTT
Above is a window of Hydractinia symbiolongicarpus strain clone_291-10 chromosome 3, HSymV2.1, whole genome shotgun sequence DNA encoding:
- the LOC130636639 gene encoding serine/threonine-protein kinase PAK 3-like: MSDGDADRVPVPPVRHASQKGPSDFSQGASKPLPIAPNQEEKKKKGFNKIFTSQAKKKPEISLPTQFEHTVHVGFDAITGEFTGMPETWAQLLQASNITPSEQKQNPQAVIDVLKFYDSKNKEDEKKYMDFVGTEATEDTAPKERKPTQPAQPTDQVRQDAPPALPARPEHTKSRFITAEQLAGSGVKAAPPEKTESESTKTSQPVKRRKMTDEEIMAKLRTIVTVGDPKKKYTKFEKIGQGASGVVYTAIEVATGNEVAIKQMNLSQQPKKELIINEILVMRENKHPNIVNYVDSYLVGEELWVVMEFLAGGSLTDVVTETCMDEGQIASVSRECLQALDFLHGNGVIHRDIKSDNILLGLDGSVKLTDFGFCATITMEQQKRSTMVGTPYWMAPEVVTRKQYGPKVDLWSLGIMAIEMIEGEPPYLNENPLRALYLIATNGTPELQHPERLSPIFRDFLNKTLEMDVDKRPSARELLMHPFLRQAKPLASLQPLIMAAKEASARHG